The Mauremys reevesii isolate NIE-2019 linkage group 13, ASM1616193v1, whole genome shotgun sequence genome contains a region encoding:
- the LOC120379997 gene encoding olfactory receptor 11A1-like: protein MEKAEGENQTSITEFILLGFGNLPGLQILFFLLFLVIYIVTMTANILIVAIVMSDQHLHTPMYFFLGNLSCVEICYTSTILPRMLANFLTGDKTISVTGCIVQFYWFGVLVTVECYLLALMSYDRYLAICKPLHYASLMNGRFCMQLAVGSWLSSFIVLTILICLVSRLVFCGPNEIDHFFCDFTPMIKLSCSDTSLVTLVTLIFSSIDIVSPFILTLTSYVYIISTILRIPSATGRQKAFSTCSSHLIVVTVFYGTLMIVYILPNTSSLKALNKIFSILYTVLTPLINPLIYSLRNKDVKEALRRAVQKGRVFRKGD from the coding sequence ATGGAGAAAGCAGAAGGGGAAAATCAAACATCTATCACAGAATTCATCCTGCTgggatttgggaatctccctggaCTGCAAATTCTTTTCTTCTTGCTGTTTCTAGTGATTTACATAGTCACCATGACTGCAAATATACTCATTGTTGCGATAGTTATGtctgatcagcaccttcacacccccatgtacttctttctGGGGAATTTGTCCTGCGTGGAAATCTGCTACACCTCCACTATACTGCCCAGGATGCTGGCCAATTTCCTGACTGGAGACAAGACCATTTCTGTGACGGGCTGCATTGTGCAGTTTTATTGGTTTGGTGTCCTGGTGACTGTTGAGTGTTACCTGCTAGCTTTGATGTCTTATGATCGATACTTAGCGATATGTAAACCATTGCACTATGCATCCCTTATGAATGGTAGGTTTTGTATGCAGCTAGCAGTTGGATCATGGCTAAGTTCATTCATAGTTCTTACCATATTAATATGTCTGGTATCACGATTAGTCTTCTGCGGCCCCAATGAAATTGAtcatttcttttgtgatttcaCCCCCATGATTaaactctcctgcagtgacaccagTCTGGTTACCCTGGTGACCCTCATATTCTCCTCCATAGACATTGTTTCCCCATTTATTTTGACCCTGACATCTTATGTTtatatcatctccaccatcctgagaatcccttctGCCACCgggaggcaaaaggccttttccacctgctcttCCCACCTTATTGTGGTTACAGTTTTCTATGGCACCCTAATGATTGTCTATATATTACCCAACACCAGTTCACTGAAAGCCCTGAACAAAATTTTTTCTATCCTTTACACTGTCTTGACACCCCTGATCaatcccctcatctacagcctgagaaacaaagatGTCAAGGAGGCCCTGAGAAGAGCTGTCCAGAAAGGTAGGGTGTTCAGAAAGGGTGATTGA